A window of the Nibribacter ruber genome harbors these coding sequences:
- a CDS encoding GNAT family N-acetyltransferase, which yields MFTIEPVLSAATPVFAQAWQLYEEAFPPEERRSLPQQDTLLQEPAYSFNAIFHKKDLVGILGFWQLPSVVFLEHFAIHAAGRGQGLGEKVLQQFLAESSAPVVLEVEPPATELARRRIRFYERLGFLLHSFPYQQPPYSPEKPWVPLQLMSFPKALALPAFETMVQDLYRQVYKVDPRASN from the coding sequence TTGTTCACTATTGAACCTGTACTCAGTGCTGCCACGCCCGTCTTTGCGCAGGCGTGGCAGCTCTATGAAGAAGCCTTCCCCCCAGAGGAAAGACGGTCTCTGCCTCAGCAAGACACCCTTCTGCAGGAGCCAGCCTATTCGTTCAATGCCATCTTTCACAAGAAGGACTTAGTAGGTATTCTGGGATTCTGGCAGTTGCCTTCGGTTGTGTTTCTGGAGCATTTCGCTATTCATGCTGCCGGGCGGGGGCAAGGGCTGGGAGAAAAGGTATTGCAGCAGTTTCTGGCAGAGTCTTCTGCGCCTGTTGTACTGGAAGTAGAGCCACCCGCCACAGAGTTGGCTCGCCGCAGAATAAGATTTTATGAGCGGCTAGGGTTTCTCCTTCATTCTTTCCCGTACCAGCAGCCGCCTTACAGTCCAGAAAAGCCATGGGTTCCCTTGCAACTCATGTCCTTCCCGAAGGCGCTTGCATTACCTGCGTTTGAAACTATGGTACAAGACCTGTACCGCCAAGTATACAAGGTTGACCCAAGAGCATCGAATTGA
- a CDS encoding histidine phosphatase family protein: MTTETIHIYLIRHARPMVDKSGFFSKEQATQYLQEYSLAEVEQVIERSEHLPIDRIKKVFCSTLPRSKATALQLFGPQVELVEDVTFREFENRIWGLPLGKFPLLWWQVTSRLLWLMGLNQKEIESFKMARKRASQAADHLVQEAETAGMAVLVAHGFLNEFIKRALKRRGWRVTIDGGRKFVGVTQLEKSR; this comes from the coding sequence ATGACCACAGAGACTATCCATATCTATTTGATTCGGCATGCCAGGCCAATGGTAGACAAGTCTGGTTTTTTTTCCAAGGAGCAGGCTACCCAGTACCTGCAGGAATATAGCCTGGCCGAAGTGGAGCAGGTCATTGAGCGCAGCGAGCATCTGCCCATTGATCGCATCAAAAAAGTGTTCTGCAGCACCCTGCCCCGTTCCAAGGCCACCGCCCTGCAATTATTCGGCCCGCAGGTAGAACTGGTAGAAGACGTCACCTTTAGAGAGTTTGAGAATAGAATCTGGGGGTTGCCCCTTGGCAAGTTTCCCTTGCTCTGGTGGCAGGTCACTTCGCGGCTGCTTTGGCTTATGGGGCTCAATCAAAAAGAAATAGAGAGTTTTAAAATGGCCAGGAAACGGGCGTCGCAAGCGGCAGACCATCTGGTTCAAGAGGCAGAAACGGCGGGCATGGCAGTATTGGTGGCCCACGGTTTCCTGAACGAGTTCATCAAGCGTGCGTTGAAAAGGCGCGGCTGGCGCGTGACCATAGACGGCGGCCGGAAGTTTGTGGGCGTCACGCAACTGGAGAAAAGCCGCTAA
- a CDS encoding outer membrane beta-barrel protein, with protein MKHLYTLLFLLIALPGFAQKDFQPGYIVQNGDTLRGLVNQQGDKRQAVLATFKTSQDAKHQNFSPSQVTAYGITNGYAYEAKKISSPDSTYLLFLRVLVKGPASLYFYKDQNSGDHFFLLHQDSLQELVVKKTKEQLATGYSLVTDNKYKKTLFNAFKDCPNTGQAINKLPFKEESLIKMVATYNNCVAPNSRDLYAVKARKSEITYGVQAGAQKGFYTLTTDDTPEVSASSNIGYHAGLMLNITLPWASERISALFEAQYAYTTYNDQGAFDHNNGHTEYNLDLTYHHLKFPISIRYTLPGSKVRPFFNAGAVLNYALSQEERYSGTFKFTYNNEPNTFDRGIVPYPGKFFPGYVLGAGVYVPTWGSQKASVELRYETNRGNSRTYGYLTDTKQVSLTLGIYL; from the coding sequence ATGAAACACCTTTACACTTTACTTTTCCTATTGATAGCCCTCCCCGGCTTCGCGCAAAAAGATTTTCAACCAGGCTACATTGTGCAGAACGGAGATACGTTGCGGGGCTTGGTTAACCAACAAGGCGATAAGCGCCAGGCGGTGCTTGCTACCTTCAAAACCTCCCAGGACGCCAAACACCAAAACTTCTCTCCCTCACAGGTAACCGCGTACGGCATCACCAATGGATATGCCTATGAAGCAAAGAAAATCAGCAGCCCAGACTCTACCTACCTGCTGTTCCTGAGAGTCTTAGTGAAGGGGCCCGCCAGCTTGTATTTCTACAAAGACCAGAACTCCGGCGACCATTTCTTTTTGCTGCACCAAGACTCCCTGCAGGAACTGGTGGTAAAGAAAACCAAAGAACAGTTGGCTACCGGCTACTCCCTGGTGACTGACAATAAGTACAAAAAGACTTTGTTCAACGCGTTTAAAGACTGCCCCAACACTGGACAGGCCATCAACAAACTGCCCTTTAAAGAAGAGAGCTTAATTAAGATGGTAGCCACCTATAACAATTGCGTGGCTCCCAACTCAAGAGACTTATATGCGGTAAAAGCCAGAAAGTCTGAAATAACCTATGGCGTGCAGGCAGGTGCCCAGAAAGGTTTTTATACGCTCACCACAGATGACACCCCAGAGGTTTCGGCTTCGTCTAACATTGGGTACCACGCGGGTCTCATGTTAAATATTACCTTGCCTTGGGCCAGTGAAAGGATTTCGGCTTTGTTTGAGGCGCAGTATGCCTATACCACGTACAATGACCAAGGTGCCTTTGACCATAACAACGGCCATACAGAGTACAACCTGGACCTTACCTATCATCACTTAAAATTCCCGATTTCTATCAGGTACACGTTGCCGGGCAGCAAGGTGAGGCCCTTCTTTAATGCGGGCGCAGTATTGAACTATGCCCTTTCTCAGGAGGAGCGCTACAGTGGAACGTTCAAATTCACGTACAACAATGAGCCCAACACGTTTGACCGTGGTATTGTACCCTACCCGGGTAAATTCTTCCCGGGTTACGTACTAGGAGCTGGTGTTTACGTACCAACCTGGGGAAGCCAAAAAGCCAGCGTAGAACTACGGTATGAAACAAACCGTGGCAACTCAAGAACTTATGGCTACCTCACAGATACAAAGCAGGTGTCACTAACCCTGGGAATCTACTTATAG
- a CDS encoding 3'-5' exonuclease — protein sequence MNFITLDFETATADRDSPCEIGLTFVQNGQIAGTQAWLIKPKSYPYFNSWNIAIHGIKPQDVKNSPEFDGVWREIQPLLQNQLVIAHNASFDMSVLRATLNTYRLPFPELQYACSVQFSKQVWQGLPKYDLKSLCNRHGIQFKHHRAAADSYACAKLTLRALEHAKCSHQEELAEKLNINYGRLFEGGYTASSVKKAPTPKKAFPF from the coding sequence ATGAATTTCATCACCCTAGACTTTGAGACGGCCACGGCAGACCGTGACAGCCCTTGTGAGATAGGCTTGACCTTTGTGCAGAACGGTCAGATTGCCGGCACCCAGGCCTGGCTCATCAAACCGAAGTCGTATCCCTATTTCAACAGCTGGAACATTGCCATTCATGGCATCAAACCACAGGATGTCAAAAACAGCCCCGAGTTTGACGGCGTTTGGCGTGAAATTCAACCGCTGTTGCAAAACCAACTGGTGATTGCCCACAATGCCAGCTTTGACATGAGCGTGCTCAGAGCCACTTTGAATACCTATCGCTTGCCTTTCCCTGAATTACAATACGCTTGCAGTGTGCAGTTCTCCAAGCAGGTGTGGCAGGGATTGCCTAAATATGACTTGAAATCGCTTTGCAACCGTCATGGCATCCAATTCAAGCACCACCGCGCTGCCGCTGATTCCTACGCCTGCGCCAAACTCACGCTTAGAGCTTTGGAGCATGCCAAGTGCAGCCATCAGGAGGAGTTGGCCGAAAAACTCAACATCAACTATGGCCGGTTGTTTGAAGGAGGCTATACCGCCTCTTCCGTTAAAAAGGCGCCTACACCAAAGAAGGCCTTTCCATTTTAG
- the dnaK gene encoding molecular chaperone DnaK: MGKIIGIDLGTTNSCVAVMEGNEPVVIPNSEGRRTTPSIVAFLDNGNGERKVGDPAKRQAITNPQNTIASIKRFMGRGYSEVKDETSHVSYNVQAGSNNTVRVKIGDREYTPQELSAMVLQKMKQTAEDYLGTTVTEAVITVPAYFNDAQRQATKEAGQIAGLEVKRIINEPTAAALAYGLDKKHADQKIAVYDLGGGTFDISVLELGDGVFEVLSTNGDTHLGGDDFDQVIIAWLADEFKSEENMDLRTDPMALQRLKEAAEKAKIELSSSSETEINLPYITATQTGPKHLVRKLTRAKFEQLADSLIRRSMEPVRKALQDAGLQPSDIDEVILVGGSTRIPRIQEEVEKFFGKKPSKGVNPDEVVAIGAAIQGGVLTGEVKDVLLLDVTPLSLGIETMGGVMTKLIESNTTIPTKKSEVFSTASDNQPSVEIHVLQGERPMAKDNRTIGRFHLSDLPPAQRGVPQIEVTFDIDANGILHVSAKDKGTGKEQKIRIEASSGLSEEEIERMRKEAEANAESDRTAKEQVEKVNQADSMIFQTEKQLSEYGEKLSAGNKTAIEGALADLKKAHESKDLAAIDSAMESINAAWQAASQEMYAATGGQPGADGADFGGQPGGNGTGNAGQSSSGDTVTDVDYEEVK, encoded by the coding sequence ATGGGAAAAATAATAGGCATTGACTTAGGAACTACCAACTCGTGCGTGGCCGTAATGGAAGGGAACGAACCAGTGGTAATTCCGAACAGCGAAGGCCGCCGGACAACGCCGTCCATCGTGGCATTCCTGGACAACGGGAACGGTGAGCGCAAAGTGGGAGACCCTGCCAAGCGTCAAGCCATCACCAACCCACAAAATACCATCGCGTCCATCAAGCGTTTCATGGGCCGCGGTTACTCAGAAGTAAAAGACGAAACCAGCCACGTGTCGTATAACGTGCAGGCTGGCAGCAACAACACCGTACGCGTTAAGATCGGCGACCGTGAGTACACTCCGCAGGAGCTTTCTGCCATGGTGTTGCAAAAAATGAAGCAAACCGCTGAAGACTACTTGGGTACTACCGTAACCGAGGCCGTTATCACGGTTCCTGCCTACTTCAATGACGCGCAACGTCAGGCTACTAAAGAAGCCGGTCAGATTGCTGGTTTGGAGGTGAAGCGTATCATCAACGAGCCTACCGCTGCCGCTTTGGCCTACGGTTTGGACAAAAAACACGCCGATCAGAAGATCGCGGTATACGACTTAGGTGGTGGTACTTTTGATATCTCTGTATTGGAGCTAGGCGACGGTGTGTTTGAAGTATTGTCTACCAACGGTGACACCCACCTAGGTGGCGACGACTTTGACCAAGTAATTATTGCCTGGTTGGCAGACGAGTTCAAGTCTGAAGAGAACATGGACTTGCGCACAGACCCAATGGCGCTTCAGCGTTTGAAAGAAGCCGCTGAGAAAGCAAAAATCGAGTTGTCTTCTTCTTCTGAGACGGAGATTAACTTGCCATACATCACGGCTACGCAGACAGGTCCTAAGCACTTGGTGCGTAAACTGACTCGTGCTAAGTTTGAGCAATTGGCAGATTCGTTGATTCGTCGTTCTATGGAGCCGGTTAGAAAGGCCTTGCAGGACGCTGGTCTTCAGCCATCTGACATTGACGAAGTGATCTTGGTGGGTGGTTCTACCCGTATCCCAAGAATTCAGGAGGAAGTTGAGAAGTTCTTCGGTAAGAAGCCGTCTAAGGGTGTAAACCCAGATGAGGTAGTAGCCATTGGTGCAGCTATCCAGGGTGGTGTATTGACCGGTGAAGTGAAAGACGTTCTTTTGCTGGACGTAACCCCGCTTTCTTTGGGTATTGAGACCATGGGCGGCGTGATGACCAAATTGATTGAGTCTAACACCACCATCCCGACCAAGAAATCTGAGGTGTTCTCCACCGCTTCTGACAACCAGCCAAGCGTAGAGATCCACGTATTGCAAGGCGAACGCCCTATGGCGAAGGACAACCGCACCATTGGTCGTTTCCACTTGTCAGACTTGCCACCGGCACAACGCGGCGTTCCGCAGATTGAGGTGACGTTTGACATTGACGCCAACGGTATCTTGCACGTATCTGCCAAAGACAAAGGCACCGGCAAAGAGCAGAAAATCCGCATCGAGGCTTCTTCTGGCTTATCTGAAGAAGAAATTGAGAGAATGCGTAAAGAAGCTGAAGCCAACGCCGAGTCTGACCGTACCGCCAAAGAGCAAGTGGAGAAAGTTAACCAAGCCGACTCTATGATTTTCCAGACGGAGAAGCAGTTGAGCGAGTACGGCGAGAAACTTTCTGCCGGTAACAAAACTGCCATTGAAGGTGCCTTGGCTGACCTGAAGAAAGCGCATGAGTCTAAGGACCTTGCCGCCATTGACAGCGCCATGGAAAGCATTAACGCAGCCTGGCAGGCGGCCTCGCAAGAGATGTACGCCGCCACCGGCGGACAGCCAGGTGCTGACGGAGCAGACTTTGGTGGTCAACCAGGCGGCAACGGTACAGGTAATGCCGGCCAGTCTTCTAGCGGTGACACTGTAACAGATGTTGACTACGAAGAAGTTAAGTAA
- a CDS encoding pseudouridine synthase, translated as MQYLLLNKPFEVLTQFTDENGRQTLKDFVAVPNIYPVGRLDYDSEGLVLLTDDKQLQHRLSDPKFKIEKTYWVQVEGVPTEEALEQLRKGVTIQGKKTSPAKAKLIEDPKFWERSKPVRFRASIPTSWMEIKISQGMNRQVRKMTAAVGYPTLRLVRVAIGKLTLGNLKPGESRVLTPEEVRQLQLFAKPKAPYQPHFRKR; from the coding sequence TTGCAGTACCTTCTCCTCAACAAGCCCTTTGAAGTCCTCACCCAGTTCACCGATGAAAACGGGCGGCAAACCCTGAAAGACTTCGTGGCGGTGCCTAACATTTATCCCGTGGGCCGGCTGGATTACGACTCTGAAGGCTTGGTGTTACTGACTGATGACAAGCAACTGCAGCACCGCCTCTCAGACCCTAAATTCAAGATTGAGAAAACCTATTGGGTGCAGGTAGAAGGCGTTCCCACAGAAGAAGCGCTGGAGCAGCTTCGCAAAGGCGTTACCATTCAAGGCAAGAAAACCAGCCCGGCCAAAGCCAAATTAATAGAAGACCCCAAATTCTGGGAACGCTCCAAGCCGGTCAGGTTCAGGGCCAGCATTCCCACTTCTTGGATGGAGATTAAAATTAGCCAGGGCATGAACCGACAGGTGCGCAAGATGACGGCCGCCGTGGGTTACCCTACCCTGCGCCTGGTCAGAGTGGCCATTGGTAAACTCACCTTAGGCAACTTAAAACCCGGCGAATCCCGCGTTCTCACCCCAGAAGAAGTACGACAGCTCCAGCTCTTCGCCAAACCCAAAGCCCCGTATCAACCCCATTTCAGAAAGCGGTAA
- a CDS encoding putative signal transducing protein, with translation MKDELVTISTYSSAIDAHLAKNKLESEGILAFLFDENMVSLNPLYNISVGGIKLKTLQSDRAQALAVLDYVQDQPYTNEQNEAIACPRCGSENISYAYDSSNRLKSFTGFLVALFTFSLPLLPKDRYTCHQCHLVFQK, from the coding sequence ATGAAAGATGAACTAGTCACCATCTCCACGTATTCCAGTGCCATTGACGCCCATTTAGCCAAAAACAAACTGGAGAGCGAGGGCATTCTGGCGTTCTTGTTTGATGAGAACATGGTGTCCCTGAACCCGCTCTACAATATCTCAGTGGGTGGCATCAAGCTCAAAACCCTGCAAAGCGACCGTGCCCAGGCGCTTGCCGTTTTGGACTACGTGCAGGACCAACCGTACACCAATGAGCAGAACGAAGCCATCGCCTGCCCGCGCTGCGGCTCTGAGAACATCTCGTACGCGTATGATTCTAGCAACAGGTTGAAATCATTCACGGGGTTTCTGGTGGCGCTCTTCACCTTCAGCTTGCCGCTGCTGCCCAAAGACAGATACACCTGTCACCAGTGCCATCTCGTTTTCCAGAAGTAA
- a CDS encoding VWA domain-containing protein, whose translation MPTFQLHTVYSPWYGLLCLALGVGMAWLLYRKDQGPWPLGVKWVLATLRALLITLVAFLLLEPYTRIIKQEELKPTVVLALDNSQSVQLFTPAAALSQTLQGLEGLAEKLRNKGLRVEVQTMAGSDSSGLVPLSKSAFRAPVTNLHALLHGVDETYGGQNLVATVLVSDGVHNLGPTPTYQSYRSRIYPLALGDTIPRKDVVLADLEYNKINYSGTSFPLKVTLRHQGYAGPGATVLLQENGKTLLTKRVTLPRSGFVSTTFQLTSAQLGKKHYEVVVQPLAQEFTQVNNRRHAYLEVVKGKLNILLAATAPHPDIKALRAALATNPLLQVEVVVGPFQSPRFSAPYDAAILHQFPSMSGVGQAWLQKIRSAKVPVFYVVGAQTNIPAFNALQTGVQFAGSGTQYDQVQPILNPRFQRFSTEPLAQTRIPAWPPAPVPFGEWRLSPGTEVILYQQIGAVRSTKPLLVYRSSAVTPSAVLLTDGSWQWRLTEAADHGTAQIYDGLMAHVVQLLANKRDQKRLHVYPVKDVVGVAEEPVIQADAYNAVQEEIFGQTVSLSLTREDGQKTQHQFENVQAGEGLRLGSLAPGVYRFAASAKVENTMYRDSGEFIVEQQQLETITSLANHTLLDQLSQRSQTRLYYPGQLQALEQDLLQANFKTILRSKEEEKDLMEQYWFYYLLLGLALSEWALRRFYGKL comes from the coding sequence GTGCCCACGTTCCAACTTCATACGGTCTATTCTCCCTGGTACGGGCTGCTTTGCCTGGCGCTGGGCGTGGGGATGGCGTGGCTGTTGTACCGGAAGGACCAGGGACCGTGGCCCCTTGGGGTGAAATGGGTGCTGGCTACTTTGCGGGCGCTGCTGATTACGTTAGTCGCGTTTCTGCTGCTGGAGCCGTACACGCGCATCATCAAACAGGAAGAACTCAAACCTACCGTAGTGCTGGCCTTGGACAATTCGCAGTCGGTGCAGTTGTTCACGCCAGCAGCGGCACTTAGCCAGACACTGCAAGGCTTGGAAGGGCTGGCGGAAAAACTCAGAAACAAAGGGCTTCGGGTAGAGGTGCAGACCATGGCGGGCAGTGATTCGTCGGGGCTGGTGCCTTTGTCTAAATCGGCTTTTAGGGCGCCTGTCACCAACCTGCACGCGCTGCTACATGGGGTTGACGAAACCTATGGTGGCCAGAACCTGGTGGCGACCGTGTTGGTGTCTGACGGCGTGCACAACCTCGGCCCCACTCCTACTTATCAGTCCTACCGGAGCAGAATCTACCCTTTGGCCTTAGGCGATACCATTCCAAGAAAAGACGTGGTGCTGGCAGATCTGGAATACAACAAAATCAATTATTCGGGCACGTCTTTTCCTTTGAAAGTCACGCTCAGGCACCAGGGTTATGCCGGACCTGGGGCTACGGTGCTGTTGCAGGAGAACGGCAAGACCCTGCTCACCAAACGTGTCACCTTGCCCCGAAGCGGCTTTGTTTCCACTACCTTTCAGCTTACCTCTGCGCAGCTAGGCAAGAAGCATTATGAGGTGGTGGTGCAGCCATTGGCCCAGGAGTTCACGCAGGTCAACAACAGGCGTCATGCCTATCTGGAAGTGGTGAAGGGCAAATTGAACATCCTGCTGGCCGCCACCGCTCCCCACCCCGACATTAAAGCATTAAGGGCGGCCTTGGCTACCAACCCGCTGTTGCAGGTAGAAGTGGTGGTTGGTCCGTTTCAGAGCCCTAGATTTTCAGCGCCCTATGACGCCGCCATTTTGCACCAATTCCCAAGCATGAGCGGCGTAGGACAAGCCTGGCTGCAAAAAATACGGTCTGCCAAAGTACCTGTTTTCTACGTTGTAGGGGCGCAGACTAATATTCCTGCCTTCAATGCCTTACAGACCGGAGTGCAGTTTGCAGGCTCAGGCACGCAGTATGACCAGGTGCAGCCGATACTGAACCCGCGGTTCCAACGGTTTTCTACAGAGCCGCTGGCGCAGACCAGAATACCGGCCTGGCCACCTGCCCCCGTGCCGTTTGGAGAGTGGCGGCTTAGCCCCGGCACAGAGGTCATCCTGTATCAGCAGATTGGCGCCGTGCGCTCTACTAAGCCTCTGCTCGTGTATAGATCATCGGCGGTCACGCCCTCCGCAGTACTGCTTACAGACGGCAGCTGGCAATGGCGCCTCACCGAAGCCGCCGACCACGGCACCGCCCAGATTTATGACGGCCTCATGGCCCACGTGGTTCAACTGCTTGCCAACAAAAGAGACCAGAAACGCCTGCATGTATATCCCGTGAAAGATGTGGTGGGCGTGGCCGAAGAGCCCGTCATTCAGGCCGATGCGTACAATGCGGTGCAGGAAGAAATCTTCGGGCAGACGGTGTCTCTCTCCCTCACGCGGGAAGACGGCCAGAAGACCCAGCATCAGTTTGAGAACGTGCAGGCCGGCGAAGGCCTGCGCCTGGGAAGTCTGGCCCCAGGCGTGTACCGTTTCGCGGCCTCGGCGAAGGTTGAAAACACTATGTACCGGGACAGCGGCGAATTCATTGTGGAGCAGCAGCAACTGGAGACCATCACGTCCCTGGCCAATCACACGTTGTTAGACCAGCTGTCCCAGCGCTCGCAAACGCGGCTCTACTACCCCGGCCAGTTGCAGGCCTTGGAACAAGACCTGCTCCAAGCCAATTTCAAAACCATTCTGCGCAGCAAGGAAGAAGAGAAAGACCTGATGGAGCAGTATTGGTTCTATTACCTGCTTTTGGGCCTGGCCCTGTCTGAGTGGGCGTTGAGAAGGTTCTACGGCAAGCTGTAA
- the fabG gene encoding 3-oxoacyl-[acyl-carrier-protein] reductase, with product MKLLEGKVALVTGASKGIGRAIAKKYAEMGANVAFTYLSSVEKGQALEQELAEYGIQAKGYRSDASDFKQAEELVENVVKDFGKLDVLVNNAGITKDGLLMRMSEEQWDAVINTNLKSVFNLTKTATKHMMRAKSGSIINMTSVVGIKGNAGQANYAASKAGIIGFTKSVALELGSRNIRSNAIAPGFIETDMTDELDAATVAEWRKAIPLKRGGSPEDVANACVFLASDLSSYVTGQTLQVDGGMLT from the coding sequence ATGAAATTACTGGAAGGAAAAGTTGCCTTGGTAACCGGCGCCTCTAAAGGCATTGGCCGTGCTATTGCCAAGAAATATGCAGAGATGGGCGCCAATGTGGCCTTCACCTATTTGTCTAGCGTAGAAAAAGGCCAGGCCTTGGAGCAGGAACTGGCAGAATACGGCATTCAGGCCAAAGGCTACCGTTCAGACGCCTCAGACTTCAAGCAAGCCGAAGAGCTGGTGGAGAACGTGGTGAAGGACTTCGGGAAGCTAGACGTGCTGGTGAACAACGCCGGCATCACCAAAGACGGCCTGCTCATGCGCATGTCTGAGGAGCAGTGGGATGCCGTCATCAACACCAACCTGAAATCTGTCTTCAACCTGACCAAAACCGCCACCAAACACATGATGCGCGCCAAGAGCGGATCTATCATTAACATGACGTCTGTGGTGGGTATTAAAGGCAACGCGGGCCAGGCCAATTACGCCGCCTCTAAAGCCGGTATCATTGGCTTTACCAAGTCGGTGGCGTTGGAATTAGGTTCTAGAAACATCAGGAGCAACGCCATTGCGCCCGGTTTCATTGAAACTGACATGACCGATGAGCTGGATGCCGCTACCGTGGCTGAGTGGCGCAAAGCCATTCCGTTAAAGCGCGGCGGCTCTCCTGAGGATGTTGCCAACGCCTGCGTGTTCCTGGCCTCTGATCTTTCTTCTTATGTGACCGGCCAGACCCTGCAAGTGGATGGCGGGATGCTGACCTAG
- a CDS encoding tetratricopeptide repeat protein: MTTVLSSASQLLRQRGVLVAFLILFSLAGCNTAKTHSREGLERVSKKDYIGAITEYDQAIAKKPDDGNLYRLRGIAKYESSDYTGATADFTKAISLLPQDAESYKFRGDIKQNQKQYKAAIQDYNQAIAFQPNYAKAYNNRGLNKARLRDSKGAIADFTQAIALQQDYSVAYLNRANLRMRQKQYPMALADYDQAIALDPQMDEAYYNRGVLKYTQRKRKDACADWQRSYELGNPQAGTALQRFCK, from the coding sequence ATGACCACCGTACTTTCTTCTGCTAGCCAACTGTTGCGCCAAAGGGGCGTTCTGGTAGCATTCTTGATTCTTTTTTCTTTGGCGGGCTGTAACACGGCCAAGACTCACTCGCGCGAAGGCCTGGAACGGGTCAGCAAGAAGGACTACATAGGGGCCATCACGGAGTATGACCAGGCCATCGCCAAAAAGCCCGACGACGGCAACTTGTATCGTTTGCGCGGCATCGCCAAATATGAGTCCAGCGACTACACGGGGGCCACAGCCGATTTTACCAAGGCCATTTCACTTTTGCCGCAAGACGCAGAGTCATATAAGTTCAGGGGCGACATTAAACAAAACCAGAAGCAGTACAAAGCCGCCATTCAGGACTACAACCAGGCCATTGCCTTTCAGCCCAATTACGCCAAGGCGTATAACAACCGGGGCCTCAACAAAGCGCGCCTGCGCGACAGCAAAGGCGCCATCGCTGACTTTACCCAGGCCATTGCCCTGCAGCAAGACTATAGCGTAGCCTACCTGAACCGCGCCAACCTGCGCATGCGCCAGAAGCAATACCCCATGGCCTTAGCCGATTATGACCAGGCCATTGCCCTGGACCCGCAGATGGACGAGGCCTATTACAACCGCGGCGTACTCAAATACACCCAGCGCAAGCGCAAAGACGCCTGCGCAGACTGGCAGCGCTCCTATGAGCTGGGCAATCCGCAGGCGGGTACGGCGCTGCAGCGCTTCTGCAAGTAA
- a CDS encoding SixA phosphatase family protein, translated as MNRQTFSFLSLGTLLLGLCFLFSCSAQTSATGSKANPSETTVYIVRHGEKAPSSGAMTDDPSLSETGKARAQALKAQLGTAPVKALYATKYKRTQETLQPLSEALKLPVQIYEASDFAGLAAKVKEAHAGQTVVIAGHSNTVLSLVEAFGVQKPFAAVADHEYDYLFKVTLTPDQPATVQVMKYGAASVAPAK; from the coding sequence ATGAACAGACAAACCTTCTCCTTTTTATCCTTGGGCACCCTGCTCTTGGGCCTTTGCTTTTTATTCAGTTGCAGTGCCCAGACCTCGGCCACGGGCAGTAAAGCCAATCCTTCAGAAACCACCGTTTACATAGTGCGCCACGGCGAAAAGGCCCCGTCTTCTGGCGCCATGACCGATGACCCGTCTCTGTCTGAGACCGGCAAGGCCCGCGCCCAGGCCCTGAAAGCCCAGTTGGGCACCGCGCCCGTGAAAGCCTTGTACGCCACCAAATACAAACGCACCCAGGAAACGCTTCAGCCATTGAGCGAAGCCCTAAAACTTCCCGTTCAAATTTACGAAGCTTCTGATTTTGCCGGGCTGGCCGCCAAGGTAAAAGAAGCGCACGCTGGCCAGACGGTGGTCATTGCGGGCCATTCCAACACGGTGCTGTCTTTGGTAGAAGCCTTCGGGGTCCAGAAACCATTTGCCGCCGTAGCCGACCACGAATATGACTACCTGTTCAAAGTCACCTTGACCCCGGACCAACCCGCCACCGTGCAAGTCATGAAATACGGCGCGGCCTCTGTGGCACCTGCCAAGTAA